A stretch of the Rodentibacter haemolyticus genome encodes the following:
- the nrfB gene encoding cytochrome c nitrite reductase pentaheme subunit, with product MNLTSLFRNMAKAAVLFVFASMVPMIAQAQTDSVQSYEPQLENQRDPNQYCAKCHKFDKVDKNQTLDQSGGELHFGKFHGAHLNQKNPNNGKPITCVSCHGNISEDHRRGVKDVMRFEGDIFGEKKPMYSVQEQNQVCFACHQPDKLREKLWAHDVHAMKLPCASCHTLHPKDEPMKGIKPKERVKLCVDCHGEQQKRKAEQETSTEQKDKQ from the coding sequence ATGAATTTAACTTCTTTATTTCGCAATATGGCAAAAGCGGCGGTGCTCTTTGTATTTGCCTCAATGGTGCCAATGATTGCTCAAGCACAAACCGATTCAGTACAAAGTTATGAACCGCAATTAGAAAATCAGCGTGATCCCAATCAATATTGTGCAAAATGCCATAAATTTGACAAAGTGGATAAAAACCAAACCTTGGATCAATCAGGGGGAGAATTACACTTTGGTAAATTCCATGGCGCACACTTAAATCAAAAAAATCCAAACAATGGTAAACCTATTACTTGTGTGAGCTGTCACGGTAACATTTCTGAAGATCACCGCCGTGGTGTAAAAGATGTGATGCGCTTTGAAGGCGATATCTTTGGTGAGAAAAAGCCAATGTATTCAGTACAGGAACAAAATCAAGTTTGCTTTGCTTGCCATCAACCGGATAAATTACGCGAAAAACTTTGGGCTCATGACGTTCACGCAATGAAGTTGCCTTGCGCAAGCTGTCACACTCTTCACCCGAAAGATGAACCGATGAAAGGCATCAAACCGAAAGAACGAGTGAAACTTTGTGTTGACTGCCATGGCGAACAACAAAAACGCAAAGCCGAACAAGAAACATCAACCGAACAAAAGGATAAACAATGA
- the nrfC gene encoding cytochrome c nitrite reductase Fe-S protein, with protein MTTCSRRNFVSGMGAVILITGTSLTSLAKENKADKTKRYAMVHDETACIGCTACMDACRDVNQVPQGVSRLEILRSEPYGEFPNQEYEFFRQSCQHCSNAPCVAVCPTGASFIDKDTGIVDVHKDLCVGCQYCIAVCPYRVRFIHPVHKTADKCNFCRDTNLANGKLPACVEACPTKALTFGDMNDPTSAVARKVKEKPVYRTKVELGTQPNLYHIPFQHGEPRR; from the coding sequence ATGACCACTTGCTCACGCCGAAACTTTGTTTCCGGTATGGGGGCTGTAATCCTTATAACGGGAACATCTTTAACTTCTCTGGCAAAAGAAAATAAGGCGGATAAAACCAAACGTTACGCAATGGTGCACGATGAAACGGCTTGTATTGGCTGTACAGCTTGTATGGATGCCTGCCGTGATGTTAACCAAGTGCCTCAAGGCGTTTCTCGTTTAGAAATTCTGCGTAGTGAACCTTACGGTGAATTTCCGAATCAGGAATATGAGTTTTTCCGTCAATCTTGCCAACATTGTAGTAACGCCCCTTGTGTGGCGGTTTGCCCGACAGGAGCCTCTTTTATTGATAAAGACACCGGTATTGTAGATGTACATAAAGATTTGTGTGTAGGTTGCCAATATTGCATTGCTGTTTGCCCGTATCGTGTACGTTTCATTCATCCTGTGCATAAAACCGCAGATAAATGCAACTTCTGTCGCGATACCAACCTAGCTAATGGCAAACTACCCGCCTGTGTGGAAGCCTGTCCGACCAAAGCGTTAACCTTTGGCGATATGAATGATCCAACCAGTGCGGTAGCGCGCAAAGTGAAAGAAAAACCGGTTTATCGCACGAAAGTGGAATTAGGTACACAGCCGAATCTTTACCATATTCCATTCCAACATGGGGAGCCAAGAAGATGA
- the nrfD gene encoding cytochrome c nitrite reductase subunit NrfD has product MTLDYPVPFHTPNLVWDSTIAIYLFLLGISSGAVQLAIAYKRSNNLENPSQNWIIRSGIILGSVPTLIGLTLLIFHLARPWTFWKLMFNYQFNSVMSMGVMLFQIYMLFLVLWGIAIFKNDIEALINRFMPKLKFVIKLIGFAERLVSPVEVILFILAAVLGAYTGFLLSALISYPMLNNPVLPALFLASGTSSGIAATFLIILIAGKLKGDSHESHFIHKFEVPIMVTELGLLVCFFVGLHFGGGQKTVALHNALSGFWGAVFWIGVFFIGILIPLIGNLFAGNLKYNRNFIILVSIFDLIGVLCLRYFILYAGQLTVA; this is encoded by the coding sequence ATGACGTTAGATTATCCAGTTCCGTTCCACACACCTAATTTAGTGTGGGATTCCACCATTGCGATCTACTTGTTTTTACTTGGGATCTCATCCGGTGCGGTGCAATTAGCCATTGCTTACAAACGGAGTAACAATCTCGAAAACCCTAGCCAAAATTGGATTATTCGTTCCGGTATAATTTTGGGCTCGGTACCAACTCTAATCGGGTTAACGCTCCTTATTTTCCATCTGGCACGCCCGTGGACGTTTTGGAAGTTAATGTTTAACTACCAATTCAATTCAGTGATGTCGATGGGAGTTATGCTTTTCCAAATTTATATGCTGTTTTTAGTATTATGGGGAATCGCAATCTTTAAAAATGACATCGAAGCGCTAATTAACCGCTTTATGCCAAAGTTAAAATTCGTTATAAAACTGATTGGTTTTGCAGAACGCCTGGTTAGCCCTGTTGAGGTGATTTTATTCATATTAGCTGCGGTATTAGGCGCTTACACCGGTTTCTTACTCTCCGCATTGATTAGTTATCCAATGTTGAATAACCCTGTATTACCGGCGTTATTCTTGGCTTCCGGTACTTCATCCGGCATCGCCGCAACATTTCTGATTATCTTAATTGCGGGTAAGTTAAAGGGAGATTCCCACGAATCCCACTTCATCCACAAATTTGAAGTGCCGATTATGGTTACTGAACTTGGTTTGCTAGTATGCTTCTTTGTAGGTTTACATTTTGGTGGCGGACAAAAAACTGTTGCACTACATAATGCACTCTCCGGATTCTGGGGCGCAGTATTTTGGATTGGTGTCTTCTTTATCGGGATTTTAATTCCGTTAATCGGAAACCTATTCGCAGGCAATCTAAAATATAACCGTAACTTTATCATTCTCGTCTCAATCTTTGATTTAATCGGCGTATTGTGTTTACGGTATTTTATTTTGTATGCCGGTCAGTTGACCGTAGCCTAA
- the nrfE gene encoding heme lyase NrfEFG subunit NrfE codes for MLPELGFISLLIATISALFLALLPQLGLLKKSPTLINSAWWLSYLFTISTLISLGILAYSFSIDDFTLEYVAAHSNSQLPTFFKIAATWGGHEGSMLFWLFSLSLWLIAFAFFNRKNDRTFSAQTLSLLGFICFGFAIFILFYSNPFGRIFPAPMEGRDLNPMLQDIGLIFHPPLLYIGYVGFAVNFAMSLAALIYNKSAQQIARSMRRWVLFSWLFLTLGIVLGAWWAYYELGWGGWWFWDPVENASLMPWLLGLALLHSLTITEKQGVFNYWTILFSLLTFAFSILGTFIVRSGALTSVHAFALDNTRGYVLLLIFFLLTVFAFGLFALRAGNNVESAVKFQLVSKAGGILLLNILLTVATVSTFLGTFYPMFFQAMNWGSISVGTPYFNSIFLPILTLMLSIMVVSLAFHRVKFEPAVFMRRLFLILPSTILAALMIWQQLHNNEALNFHWFAYLLVTLAIWLFLATLWQNWRKIRLVQLGMILAHCGVAIATMGAVMSSYFGSEIGVRLAPQQNQSLGQFDFHYRRFSNEIGPNFTSEVAFFDVTEKGKPYAEIIPERRYYDVRTMTMSEVGLSGGFWGDLYIVMGDSLGKGEFTFRLHYKPLIRWLWVGGILMALGALCSALSLRPKRKKV; via the coding sequence ATGTTACCTGAACTCGGTTTTATCAGCCTTCTCATCGCCACCATCAGCGCGTTATTCCTCGCACTACTACCACAGCTCGGTTTACTCAAAAAAAGCCCAACGTTAATAAATTCCGCGTGGTGGTTAAGTTACCTATTCACGATTTCTACTTTAATTTCTCTCGGTATTCTCGCCTATTCTTTTTCGATAGATGATTTCACTCTCGAATATGTTGCCGCCCATTCAAACTCTCAGCTGCCTACATTTTTCAAGATCGCTGCGACTTGGGGAGGGCATGAAGGTTCAATGCTCTTTTGGTTGTTTTCACTAAGCCTATGGCTTATCGCTTTTGCATTTTTTAACCGAAAAAACGACCGTACTTTTTCCGCCCAAACCTTGTCGTTACTCGGTTTTATTTGTTTTGGCTTCGCGATATTTATTCTGTTTTATTCCAACCCGTTCGGACGAATTTTTCCTGCACCAATGGAAGGGCGGGATCTCAATCCTATGCTGCAAGACATCGGATTAATTTTTCACCCGCCGTTACTTTATATCGGCTATGTAGGCTTTGCCGTCAACTTTGCTATGAGCTTGGCTGCGCTGATTTATAATAAATCCGCACAACAAATTGCCCGTTCAATGCGTCGCTGGGTATTATTTTCATGGTTATTTTTAACACTCGGTATCGTGCTTGGCGCATGGTGGGCATATTACGAACTCGGCTGGGGTGGCTGGTGGTTTTGGGATCCGGTTGAAAACGCTTCGCTTATGCCATGGTTATTAGGGCTGGCATTGCTACATAGTTTAACCATTACCGAAAAACAAGGTGTATTCAATTATTGGACGATTCTCTTTTCGCTCCTTACTTTTGCATTCAGTATATTAGGCACTTTCATTGTGCGTTCCGGCGCACTGACTTCAGTACACGCCTTTGCCCTAGATAACACCCGCGGTTATGTACTGTTATTAATCTTCTTTTTATTAACCGTCTTTGCTTTCGGATTGTTTGCATTACGTGCGGGAAATAACGTTGAAAGTGCGGTCAAATTTCAGCTTGTTTCTAAAGCCGGCGGCATTTTATTGCTGAATATTTTACTCACGGTGGCAACAGTTTCTACATTCTTAGGCACTTTCTACCCTATGTTTTTTCAGGCAATGAATTGGGGCTCGATTTCAGTGGGAACACCTTACTTTAATAGCATTTTCTTACCGATCTTAACGCTGATGTTATCGATAATGGTTGTTTCTCTCGCATTCCACCGAGTGAAATTTGAACCTGCTGTTTTTATGCGCCGTTTATTCCTTATCTTACCTTCAACCATACTTGCGGCATTAATGATTTGGCAACAACTTCACAACAACGAAGCGCTTAATTTTCATTGGTTTGCCTATCTTTTAGTAACACTTGCCATCTGGCTTTTCTTGGCCACCTTGTGGCAAAATTGGCGGAAAATCCGTTTGGTACAACTTGGAATGATTCTCGCACACTGTGGTGTCGCCATCGCCACCATGGGTGCGGTAATGAGCAGTTATTTTGGCAGCGAAATCGGGGTTCGTCTTGCGCCGCAACAAAATCAATCGCTCGGTCAATTTGATTTCCACTATCGTCGATTTTCTAATGAAATCGGTCCGAATTTCACCTCCGAAGTAGCATTTTTCGATGTTACCGAAAAGGGCAAACCTTACGCAGAAATCATTCCGGAACGCCGTTATTATGACGTCCGCACAATGACAATGAGTGAGGTAGGTTTAAGCGGAGGCTTTTGGGGAGATTTATATATTGTGATGGGCGATTCCCTCGGCAAAGGGGAATTTACTTTCCGCCTACATTACAAACCCCTAATTCGCTGGCTTTGGGTCGGTGGTATTTTAATGGCATTGGGCGCACTTTGCAGTGCCTTGAGCTTGCGCCCCAAAAGGAAAAAAGTATGA
- a CDS encoding DsbE family thiol:disulfide interchange protein: protein MAGLNQDPKKIASALIDKPIPEFYQADLFEPSQTVSPKDFPKKPFLLNVWGSWCGYCKEEHPLLMEIAQTTPIVGIDYRDNPQNGIEMLKRMGNPFVLTINDNHGELALKLGVDGAPETYLVDAHGVIRYRHSGLLDRNTWQQVLVPKIQELMKK from the coding sequence ATGGCAGGGTTAAACCAAGATCCGAAAAAAATTGCCTCGGCTCTCATTGATAAACCGATACCGGAGTTTTATCAAGCCGATTTATTTGAGCCCTCACAGACAGTAAGTCCGAAAGATTTCCCTAAAAAGCCCTTTTTGCTTAATGTGTGGGGAAGCTGGTGCGGTTATTGCAAAGAAGAACATCCGCTTTTAATGGAAATCGCTCAAACTACACCAATTGTCGGCATTGATTATCGCGATAATCCGCAAAACGGCATTGAAATGCTTAAGCGTATGGGAAATCCGTTTGTTTTAACAATCAATGACAACCATGGTGAACTGGCATTAAAACTCGGTGTAGATGGCGCTCCCGAAACCTATTTAGTAGATGCTCACGGCGTGATTCGTTATCGTCATTCAGGGCTTTTGGATCGCAACACGTGGCAACAAGTATTGGTGCCGAAAATTCAAGAATTAATGAAAAAATGA
- the nrfF gene encoding heme lyase NrfEFG subunit NrfF translates to MRTFLTALFLSFSLFSQAEMVDTYQFKNQADRIRAVELAKSLRCPQCQNQNLVESNSPIAYDLRLEVYNMVDEGKTNRQIIDTMTERFGDFVNYKPPFQWNTALLWLLPVLLLIFAFGLIWRSHKKAAQSPQILSQQDLSNIPSKSNQNFSSHTKHDYRLSITIFAFVIAIPLTYYFSLDRFTRVQEGKQAMISQHNKQIEITNFHKKEDFIGKIQDKLRANPNDWEAWLQLGEAYVQNNEFDYALIAYSNAEKLIGSKPNILGLKATALYYQAGQQMTSEVQQLLKQALTLDKKEISSLSLLATVEVEKRNYASAKDYLQQLLDSGNAAVDRRMVIQRMKMLEFLERGQTP, encoded by the coding sequence ATGAGAACATTTTTAACCGCACTTTTTCTATCGTTTTCCCTCTTTTCACAAGCTGAAATGGTGGATACCTACCAATTTAAAAATCAAGCGGATCGCATACGTGCCGTGGAATTGGCAAAATCCTTACGCTGCCCGCAATGCCAAAATCAAAATTTGGTGGAATCCAATTCCCCCATTGCTTATGATCTACGTCTTGAAGTTTATAATATGGTAGATGAAGGTAAAACCAATCGGCAAATTATCGACACGATGACCGAACGTTTCGGTGATTTTGTAAATTATAAGCCGCCGTTTCAATGGAATACGGCATTGTTGTGGCTATTACCTGTCTTGTTATTGATTTTCGCTTTCGGCTTAATTTGGCGTTCACATAAAAAAGCGGCACAATCTCCCCAAATACTTTCTCAGCAAGACTTGAGCAACATTCCCTCTAAGTCTAATCAGAATTTTTCTTCTCATACAAAGCATGATTATCGCCTAAGCATCACCATTTTTGCCTTCGTCATTGCGATCCCCTTAACCTATTATTTTTCGCTTGATCGCTTCACTCGTGTACAGGAAGGCAAACAAGCGATGATTTCACAACATAACAAACAAATTGAAATAACGAATTTCCACAAAAAAGAAGATTTTATCGGCAAGATTCAAGATAAATTACGTGCTAACCCAAATGATTGGGAAGCCTGGCTCCAACTTGGAGAAGCCTACGTACAAAATAATGAATTTGACTATGCGTTGATTGCCTATAGTAACGCCGAAAAACTTATCGGTAGTAAGCCGAATATTTTAGGTTTAAAAGCGACCGCACTTTATTACCAAGCCGGTCAACAAATGACTTCTGAAGTACAACAACTTTTAAAACAAGCGCTAACACTGGATAAAAAAGAGATCTCAAGCCTTTCTTTACTTGCTACCGTTGAAGTTGAAAAACGAAACTATGCATCGGCAAAAGATTATTTACAACAACTATTAGATTCCGGCAATGCTGCGGTTGATCGCCGTATGGTGATTCAACGGATGAAAATGTTGGAATTTCTAGAGCGAGGACAAACACCTTGA
- a CDS encoding BaiN/RdsA family NAD(P)/FAD-dependent oxidoreductase, which translates to MSNYSETLIIGAGAAGLFCAAQLGKLGKQVAVLDNGKKIGRKILMSGGGFCNFTNLDVTPSHYLSQNPHFVKSALARYTNWDFISLIAEYGIAYHEKELGQLFCDEGAEKIVAMLANECEKYNVKIHLRSEVSQVEAIENDEKVRFILHVNATQWQCKNLVVATGGLSMPGLGATPFGYQLAEQFNISIIAPRASLVPFTYRETDKFLTALSGTSLPVIITANSGKSFRNQLLFTHRGISGPAVLQISNYWQANESVKINLLPNYNLEDEINQAKQQSPKLMLKTILTRLLPKKLVELWLEQGIIQDEIIANLSKVRLKNLVNLIHHWQFTPNGTEGYRTAEVTMGGVDTKQISSKTMESNRVKGLYFIGEVLDVTGWLGGYNFQWAWSSAYACAVGIAE; encoded by the coding sequence TTGAGCAACTATTCCGAAACCCTGATTATCGGCGCAGGCGCTGCCGGATTATTCTGTGCCGCGCAATTAGGAAAATTAGGTAAACAGGTCGCAGTGCTGGATAACGGCAAAAAAATCGGGCGTAAAATTTTAATGTCGGGCGGCGGCTTTTGTAATTTCACCAATCTTGACGTTACTCCGTCCCATTACCTTTCACAAAATCCTCATTTTGTAAAATCAGCCCTTGCCCGTTATACCAACTGGGATTTTATTAGCTTAATCGCGGAATATGGTATCGCTTATCACGAGAAAGAATTAGGCCAGCTTTTCTGTGATGAAGGGGCGGAGAAGATCGTTGCTATGCTTGCGAATGAATGTGAAAAGTACAACGTAAAAATTCATTTGCGTAGTGAGGTTTCACAAGTCGAAGCGATTGAAAATGATGAAAAAGTGCGGTTCATTTTGCACGTAAATGCCACCCAATGGCAATGTAAAAATCTTGTGGTCGCCACAGGGGGGCTTTCTATGCCGGGGCTTGGGGCAACACCTTTCGGCTATCAACTCGCCGAGCAATTCAATATTTCAATCATAGCACCACGGGCAAGCCTTGTGCCTTTTACCTATCGTGAAACCGATAAATTTTTGACCGCACTTTCAGGCACGAGCCTGCCCGTTATCATTACGGCAAATAGTGGAAAATCCTTCCGTAATCAATTGTTATTTACTCATCGAGGTATTTCCGGTCCTGCTGTTTTGCAAATCTCTAATTATTGGCAAGCGAATGAGAGTGTGAAAATCAATCTACTGCCAAATTACAATTTAGAAGATGAAATCAATCAAGCAAAACAACAATCCCCTAAACTTATGCTAAAAACCATACTTACCCGTTTATTGCCAAAGAAATTAGTCGAACTTTGGCTTGAGCAAGGCATTATTCAAGATGAAATCATTGCAAATCTAAGTAAAGTGCGGTTAAAAAATCTGGTGAATTTAATTCATCATTGGCAATTTACCCCTAATGGTACGGAGGGATACCGTACCGCAGAAGTAACGATGGGAGGTGTAGATACCAAACAAATATCCTCTAAAACCATGGAAAGCAACCGCGTGAAAGGACTCTATTTTATTGGTGAAGTATTGGATGTTACCGGCTGGCTCGGCGGTTATAATTTCCAATGGGCTTGGAGCTCCGCCTATGCCTGTGCCGTAGGCATTGCAGAATAA
- the dld gene encoding D-lactate dehydrogenase: MTNQTLINRLTDIVGGQYIITDPSKTEHYRSGYRFGSGKALAVVRPGTLWEQWQVLQACVDADVIVISQAANTGLTGGSTPSGNDYDREIVIINTMRMDQIQLINNADQVVCFPGSTLNQLELLLKPHNREPHSVIGSSCIGASVIGGICNNSGGALVQSGPAYTEMALFAQINAEGKLELVNHLGINLGDTPEEILTNLQGHHYQRKDIRQDSNKKAHDHQYCRHVRQIDEASPARFNADPMRHYETSGCAGKLAVFAVRLDTFPLERETAVFYIGTNQTQVLTELRRTILGRFENLPISGEYIHRDAFDIAAEYGKDTFWVIKKAGTHRLPKLFSLKAKTDRFAKKFSFLPSHLSDKLLQFISKLLPQHLPLSLRRYRDQYEHHLILKMGGKGVQEARNYLQNYFADSARGGYFECNAEETQAAMLHRFAVASAAIRYRAIHDKEVEDIVALDIALRRNDQDWYEKLPEDMDNKIIHKLYYGHFMCHVFHQDYIVKKGNDCEQLEHEMLALLDQRGAQYPAEHNVGHLYQANVDLRKFYQKLDPTNSFNVGIGKTSKKKYWAE, encoded by the coding sequence ATGACTAATCAAACATTAATTAATCGTTTAACTGATATTGTCGGTGGACAATATATTATTACCGATCCGAGTAAAACCGAGCATTACCGAAGCGGCTATCGTTTTGGCAGCGGCAAAGCTTTGGCGGTGGTTCGCCCCGGCACATTGTGGGAACAATGGCAGGTGTTGCAAGCTTGCGTAGATGCTGATGTCATTGTCATTTCGCAGGCGGCGAATACGGGCTTAACGGGCGGTTCAACTCCAAGCGGCAATGATTATGATCGTGAAATTGTAATTATCAATACAATGAGAATGGATCAAATTCAGTTGATTAACAACGCTGACCAAGTGGTGTGTTTCCCGGGCTCAACGCTTAATCAATTGGAATTATTACTCAAACCTCATAACAGAGAACCTCATTCTGTGATTGGTTCGTCCTGTATCGGTGCATCCGTGATTGGCGGCATTTGTAATAATTCAGGCGGAGCTTTAGTGCAAAGTGGTCCTGCTTATACGGAAATGGCGCTGTTTGCTCAAATTAACGCAGAAGGTAAATTAGAACTAGTTAACCATTTGGGTATCAATTTGGGCGATACGCCGGAAGAAATTTTAACCAATCTGCAAGGGCATCATTATCAACGTAAAGATATTCGGCAAGATAGTAATAAAAAAGCCCACGATCACCAATATTGCCGACATGTTCGTCAAATTGATGAAGCAAGCCCTGCTCGTTTTAATGCAGATCCGATGCGTCATTATGAAACCTCCGGCTGTGCGGGTAAACTTGCGGTGTTTGCCGTTCGCTTAGACACCTTTCCTTTAGAGAGAGAAACCGCAGTGTTCTACATTGGAACCAATCAAACTCAAGTTTTGACAGAACTTCGCCGTACTATACTTGGTCGGTTTGAAAATTTACCTATCTCGGGTGAATATATTCATCGTGACGCTTTTGATATTGCCGCTGAATATGGGAAAGACACCTTTTGGGTGATTAAAAAAGCAGGGACGCACCGTCTACCGAAATTGTTTTCTCTCAAAGCTAAAACCGATCGTTTTGCCAAAAAGTTCAGTTTTTTGCCTTCGCATTTAAGTGACAAATTACTACAGTTTATTTCTAAACTCTTACCACAGCATTTGCCGCTGTCTTTACGCCGGTATCGTGATCAATATGAACACCATCTTATTTTGAAAATGGGAGGTAAAGGAGTACAAGAAGCCAGAAATTATCTTCAAAATTACTTCGCTGATTCAGCTAGGGGAGGGTATTTTGAGTGCAATGCGGAAGAAACCCAAGCCGCTATGTTGCACCGTTTTGCGGTGGCTTCCGCCGCGATTCGTTATCGTGCTATTCACGACAAGGAAGTGGAAGATATCGTCGCTTTAGATATCGCTCTTCGCCGCAATGATCAAGATTGGTATGAAAAGCTGCCTGAAGATATGGATAACAAAATTATTCATAAACTTTATTACGGACATTTTATGTGCCACGTTTTTCATCAGGATTATATCGTCAAGAAAGGCAATGATTGTGAACAACTTGAACACGAAATGTTGGCGTTACTGGATCAGCGCGGGGCACAATATCCGGCGGAACATAATGTCGGGCATTTATACCAAGCTAATGTGGATTTACGCAAGTTTTACCAAAAACTCGATCCTACTAATAGCTTTAACGTAGGGATCGGTAAAACCTCCAAGAAAAAATATTGGGCGGAGTAG
- a CDS encoding cytochrome b562 codes for MKKLLLLCSLIFIGYSPISHAEVNLRDEMMVMAQRLVFANKSTTTEDFRNNIEIFINAAEKSKETLPPKWEGDTSQFPGYQQGLQKVIDIAKEADNLAIQNKLNEAKEKLNAMPELRKMYHKLYK; via the coding sequence ATGAAAAAGCTGCTTTTACTCTGCTCACTTATTTTTATCGGCTATTCCCCTATTTCTCATGCTGAAGTAAATCTCCGTGATGAAATGATGGTGATGGCACAACGTCTGGTTTTTGCCAATAAATCAACAACGACTGAAGACTTTCGGAATAACATAGAAATATTTATCAATGCCGCCGAGAAATCAAAAGAAACGCTCCCACCGAAATGGGAAGGGGATACCTCACAATTTCCCGGTTATCAACAAGGGTTACAAAAAGTCATTGATATTGCTAAAGAAGCTGATAACCTAGCCATTCAAAATAAATTGAATGAGGCAAAAGAAAAGCTTAATGCAATGCCGGAATTAAGAAAAATGTATCATAAGTTGTATAAATAA
- a CDS encoding class II glutamine amidotransferase, translating to MCQLLGMNCNTPTDIVFSFEGFRRRAGLTDCHSDGFGIAFFEGRGVRIFRDNRAASLSPIADCVKQYKIKSLNVIAHIRKATQGEVNIENTHPFIREIWGENWVFAHNGNLKDLPDMSENFCQPIGSTDSEAAFCYMAEYLKNRFRKKPTEMQIFEAIQEITKKLSTHGTFNFILSNGEWMIAHCSTNLHYLTRKAPFGKAHRIDDDGVIDFNDYAKEGDKVTIVTTFPLTKDEPWTKMENGGFVFFKEGDKVAEIVGVAKQMEDDGTLGLHKAA from the coding sequence ATGTGTCAATTACTCGGTATGAACTGTAATACGCCGACAGATATTGTGTTCTCTTTTGAAGGATTTCGCCGCCGTGCAGGATTAACGGATTGCCATTCCGATGGTTTTGGTATTGCTTTTTTTGAAGGTCGAGGCGTGCGTATTTTTCGTGATAATCGTGCCGCTTCGCTTTCTCCTATCGCAGATTGTGTAAAACAATACAAAATCAAATCGCTCAACGTTATCGCTCATATTCGTAAAGCAACGCAAGGTGAAGTCAATATTGAGAACACTCATCCCTTTATCCGTGAAATTTGGGGAGAGAACTGGGTTTTTGCACATAATGGAAATTTAAAAGATTTACCGGATATGTCGGAAAATTTTTGTCAACCTATCGGCTCGACCGATTCTGAAGCGGCATTCTGCTATATGGCTGAATACTTAAAAAATCGTTTCCGTAAAAAACCGACGGAAATGCAGATTTTTGAGGCGATTCAAGAAATAACAAAAAAACTTTCCACACACGGTACGTTTAATTTTATTCTTTCCAATGGCGAATGGATGATTGCCCATTGCTCTACCAATTTGCACTATCTCACACGTAAAGCGCCTTTTGGCAAAGCACATCGCATTGATGATGACGGTGTCATCGACTTTAATGATTACGCCAAAGAGGGGGATAAAGTAACAATTGTAACGACTTTCCCCCTCACCAAAGATGAACCTTGGACAAAGATGGAAAACGGTGGCTTTGTATTCTTTAAGGAGGGAGATAAAGTAGCGGAAATCGTAGGTGTCGCCAAACAAATGGAAGATGACGGCACGCTTGGTTTACATAAAGCGGCTTAA